The stretch of DNA ttcttgaattgaaattatatatgcaaaaagttaaaaatattataacaataaaataaaagtaccATTAACCtaaggagagagaaaaaaataataaaaaataatcatttatagTCTGAATTTGGAAACTTTTATGATGGCGTGCATCGGTTAGTCGGTCCAAATCAATCACCTAACTAAGCAACACGAGATGATCATGACTGCCAACGTGTCGGTCACAATCCACATGGCACAACATCCTCAATTTTGCTTACGTTCACTACCATGACGTGGAAACTTCCAAATTCATTCCTTTTCCTCATGCATTAATGTTCTCACACGTGTTCTACTACATTTCTTGTGATGATTCAAATAGCCAAAATAGCACACCATGACATCACCAATTCCAAAACATCACAGaaatattcatattatatatgaaTGTTGTACACAAACAAGTAACAGCTCTAGTACTTACTAGTTAATTTACTTTTCTATACAACCACTGTATTATATCTCTACTATGTTTGGTGCTACAACTGTTCAATCTCAATTCTGAAGGTTAGaggttattttcatttatttattatggatttttttgGTCTTATTTTATGATTTGGATTGTGCTATTACACCAACATGTCTCTCATTATCTGAACATTATTTCAGCACACAAATTTGTCTTGCTAAAGATCAATTAATTACATATGCTTACTGTGGGGCAGAAAACATACATCATTTTCTAAGATTTTATAACTATACTACTGTCACTCTGTATTTATGTGTGTTATTAAAATCATCTTACATTGAACAGTAATATCTGCAAAGTGTACTATCTTTCATGAACTATCAATCTATGAttagtcttttttattttcgatatctatatattatcatataaaaCATTAGTTATTGATTTCAGTTTGATGCTTCTATGATTTTCAGATTGACTACATTCTCAGGAAAATCATCCTCAGTTTTCAGTACAGTTCTGAAGTTCGCTCACCTATCTGTGGCgcacatatatgtatatattcttCAGCAGTGCATGACATACACAGAGGGAAGAGATGTATGAAAATGAGCTTTGTCTCTGAGATCCATAAGGTTATGTTCTTGCTATTACTGCCCAGCTTAATTAGTAACAGTGGAGCAAAAATTGTTGGCTCATTCTTTCAGTATCCCTTGATGCATAATTGGAACACATGTTATTTTGATGTGCCTGTTGTGTTAGTATATCACCTGCGTGAAGAAGGTTGAATAGCTTATTTGCTATCATCTGATCTCTATACTATAGATATTTTAATTGGCTGAGGGAGTGAAATTTAATTTGCCCAACTTCAATGTCTCCTAGGGAGAACAAATCAAGCATCTTGATGCAAAAATATGAACTGGGAAGGTTACTAGGTAAAGGAACTTTTGGAAAGGTTTACTATGGCCGTTGTACAAGAACTAACCAAAGTGTGGCCATTAAAGTGATTGACAAGAACAAGGTTATAAAAGCTGGGCAGGTTGATCACATTAAAAGGGAAATATCTATTATGAGACTGGTCAAGCACCCAAATGTTATTGAGCTTTTTGAGGTCATGGCCACAAAGAGTAAGATTTACATTGTTATGGAATATGCTAAAGGGGGAGAACTGTTTAAGAAGGTGGCTAAAGGAAAACTCAAAGAAGATGTTGCACACAGATATTTTAGGCAGCTAGTGAATGCAGTGGATTTTTGTCACAGTAGAGGTGTATGCCATAGAGATATAAAGCCAGAGAACATTCTGTTGGATGAAAATGATAATTTGAAGATCTCAGATTTTGGGTTAAGTGCTCTGGCTGATTCCAAACACCAAGATGGCTTGTTGCACACAGCTTGTGGAACACCTGCCTATGTTGCTCCTGAGGTCATCAAAAGGAAAGGTTATGATGGTGCCAAAGCTGATATTTGGTCATGTGGGGTAGTTTTGTTTGTCTTACTAGCAGGTTACATTCCTTTTCAAGATCCTAATTTGATGGTGGTGTATAAGAAGATAAGCAAGGCAGAATTTACCTGTCCTAGATGGTTCCCAAAAGGAGTTCGGAAGCTATTGAGCAAGATGTTGGATCCAAATCCAAACACTAGGATTTCCATAGATGAGATTAAGCAATGTTCTTGGTTTAGGAAGTGGGAAAATGGTACACAGACAACACAAGAAGAGGAAAACAGGAGTGTGAGTGTCTCTCCAAATACAAATCATTCTGAACAATGTGGTCATGGAAGTAATGGCTTAGCAGCAGAAGCAAGGGAAGAGTCAGTTGTGCCAATAAGTATAAATGCCTTTGATATAATCTCCCTTTCACCTGGTTTCAATCTTTGTGGATTCTTTGAAGACAGCTTTCAGAAAAGGGAAGCAAGATTTACTTCAAGACAACCAGCATCTCTCATCATCTTCAGGCTAGAAGAAATTGCAAATCGGCTGAAgatgaagataaagaaaagagCTGCGGGTTTGTTGAAATTTGAGGGCCTTCATGAAGGTAGGAAGGGGATCTTATCCATTGATGCTGAGATCTTTGAGGTCACTCCACTTCTGCACTTGGTGGAGGTGAAGAAAACAAATGGAGATACGCTggaatatgataaaatattgaaagaagCCATAAGGCCTGCTCTTAAAGATATTGTTTGGGTATGGCAAGGTGACCAACAACAGTAAATCACACACAACAGTTGGAGCAACTGCAGCAACAACAATCTCAGTCCCAAAAACAATATTTCTGAGTTTCCAGTGCCTCAAACCTTATTATTTGTGCATCAATAATATGAAATCCCATTGTAAATGATGTTGTGTctgtatatttttcttgttctttacAATGTCATGACTTTATTGTAATACATAGAGTCTCAACTTCAGGTAGCAGATGtttagtttgaatatttttgcAAGTTTACTGGTTAAAAACCAGTTTGTAGTGGTATTGACTCCAATGTTTTAAGGACATGAGTGATTAATGAGTGTCATACATACTGTCCTAAGAGAAATCAATAAATTCTGTAGTTTCTTTATCAATTCCTCTTATACAAAGACCTGCTTCTGATACAGGCTAAGacaattttttcacaaatcataTCATACATAATCAATCTCAACACATTATCATCACTCTTCTATGTCTAAAACTGATTTTCACAAACAATTGATTTCCAAAATGTTGGGATAAAATCATGTTTATCAcagattataaataattattttttaaaacaaaatcctAACTTTCACAAATTAGGTTATATATTGTCCACAACTAGGAATCTAGATCATATTCTAAGAAAGACAATACTCCGCAAAGCGCAAAAGTATCCTTGTAGCATTTTAAATCAGTTCCAAATTATAGGATAAAAATGTTCAAAAACCTATACCTGCCTTGTATGAAGAATTTCAGAGGCTAAGATATTTTCTTTGGAGTACCTGAAGCATTATCATTTGGTCATAGGTGGATTATACTTGTAGAAACCCGTTCTACTCTCGTGAGAATCTATCACTTTAGTCTTCTACTCTATGGAATTTCAGTCTCTAgtttactaaaaaaatcataaggAAAAGAAGACCAATTCTAAGGAAAGAGAACCATATCTAATTCACAGGATTTTCGTGAATTGAGATATTTTCATTCCAAAAACTCAAACTAATATGTAAAATACTCTTCTATTGAAATATTTGTTCTCCTAAATTAATAGTGAGTAAGAAACATGGTTATTTGCCCATCAACTGCAACATATTGGTATTCCATTTACAGCTAACCAAAAAAGTAACAAACAGTTACAGGCATGTAAGTCTAAACCACATGTTAAGGAAGTGGTTTGTAGTATTTTTGCAGCTAAGTTATGATTATTATCACCATTAAAAGCAGCTATATACCATAAGAATTCATTCAGACTTTGGGGAAGAGGAAGAGACTAAGTGCCTCCAAAGATAGCGACCGCTAGCCATGTCAAGGAAGGTCCAGAACCCAGATTGCAATGCATCACGAACCTGTAGACTCACCAATACACGACATGAAAAGACAACATTTTTGTACAATCTAAAGCATAAACAAAAAGGAATGGAAAAGGGTCATCTTGGTACCTTGGAAGTTGCATTCTTTAAGGTTAGGGTGTGCTCATTGTTTTCATTGTTTGCATCCAACTCAGTGTCAGTGATGTGGGGTTGAGATCTGAAATTTCTGAGGACAAAGAAACCGGCAAGAGTTGCCGACAAGATTACAAGAATGAACCTGAGAGGACACATGGTTTCCTCGGAGTTACAAAggtttgtgtgtgtgtatatcAGAGGAATCAGGGTATGACTCTCTTGTGGTGCGAGCTGATTTAAGAAGACACTAAATAAGTTGAAAGTGGGAATGGACTTGACAGtcgaaaaataaataaaagacatGTTGGTGGGTTGGTCTCGATCAACTTTTGTCCTATTATCAAATACTTTACTTTGGCATAACTTGATGCTACTTCTTTCTTCCTTAAATTAAACACAGGGATGgctaagaagaagaaaaaagcaTGGTGGActgttttatctcatctatttaaaattattttttgactgactttttataaattttttacaatGTCCACGTCATACCATCttatcaaatgaaaaaaagtttgatataatttgaaaagagaaaacaaaaaattggtgTGATGTCAAAGTATCatagtatttatttatagttagtGAACAttactaaaaatgaaaaagtttttcacattaatttatcttatttttcattACCCTATTTTGGAGTTTAAATGTGAATTTCTCAGGATAGAATCCTATAATAAGTTGAgtaatattaactaaaataaatttatttaatattttaatattttcaagattttagattaaattaagGAAAATAATAGAGAAGGACCTTTCAGCTTTGTTTCATCCATTCATCATTGACCGGTCAGTCAAAAACAAATCGATCTTACCTATCCTACATATAAAATACAGATTAAGTTTTCTGACTCACCCCAGACAACATTTGGTTTCAAGATTTGTAATTGTCTACATAAGAAATTATTTGTTGTATAATTTGTGTTTCCTCCCTACAATATTCGGGtgcaaattttaataattttatttttatttaattaaattagtaaaaataataaat from Vigna unguiculata cultivar IT97K-499-35 chromosome 8, ASM411807v1, whole genome shotgun sequence encodes:
- the LOC114193371 gene encoding uncharacterized protein LOC114193371, whose translation is MCPLRFILVILSATLAGFFVLRNFRSQPHITDTELDANNENNEHTLTLKNATSKVRDALQSGFWTFLDMASGRYLWRHLVSSSSPKSE